One segment of Trachemys scripta elegans isolate TJP31775 chromosome 1, CAS_Tse_1.0, whole genome shotgun sequence DNA contains the following:
- the MIOX gene encoding inositol oxygenase produces MKVVRMDADPSEVYRPEAGAEDGKLQTDYRNYTAGPLLDRVYNTYLLMHTHQTVDFVRKKGAEYGACAQRRMSIMEALDLLDNVVDESDPDVDFPNSYHAYQTAEGIRRAHPDKDWFQLVGLLHDMGKVLALAGEPQWAVVGDTFPVGCRVQDSVIFSDSTFHDNPDTKNPLYNTQYGIYQPHCGLANVLMSWGHDEYMYQVMKFNNFALPQEAFYMIRFHSFYPWHTGGDYMHLCSNEDLRMLAWVKEFNKFDLYTKCEDLPDVTQLKPYYQSLIDKYCPGQLCW; encoded by the exons GACGCAGACCCCTCCGAAGTTTACCGGCCGGAGGCAGGGGCTGAGGATGGCAAGCTGCAAACAGACTACAGGAATTACACG GCCGGGCCGCTGCTAGATCGCGTGTATAACACCTACCTGCTGATGCACACGCACCAGACTGTGGACTTTGTCCGGAAGAAG GGCGCAGAGTACGGGGCCTGTGCCCAGCGCCGAATGAGCATCATGGAGGCCTTGGATTTACTGGACAACGTGGTGGATGAATCGGACCCGGACGTGGACTTTCCCAACTCCTACCACGCGTACCAGACTGCAGAGGGCATCCGCCGGGCCCACCCGGACAAAG ACTGGTTCCAGCTGGTCGGGCTGCTGCATGACATGGGCAAAGTCCTGGCCCTGGCCGGGGAGCCTCAG TGGGCTGTGGTGGGCGACACATTCCCCGTGGGCTGCAGGGTCCAGGACTCTGTCATCTTCAGCGACTCCACCTTCCACGACAACCCCGACACAAAAAACCCCCTGTACAA cACGCAGTATGGGATCTACCAGCCTCACTGCGGCCTGGCCAACGTGCTTATGTCCTGGGGCCATGACG AGTACATGTACCAAGTCATGAAATTCAACAACTTTGCTCTCCCCCAGGAG GCTTTCTACATGATCCGCTTCCACTCGTTCTACCCCTGGCACACGGGCGGGGATTACATGCACCTGTGCAGCAACGAGGACCTGCGCATGCTGGCCTGGGTCAAGGAGTTCAA caagtTCGATCTCTACACCAAGTGCGAGGATCTGCCTGACGTGACGCAGCTGAAGCCGTATTACCAGTCCCTGATTGACAAGTACTgcccaggccagctgtgctggTGA